The following are from one region of the Methanospirillum hungatei genome:
- a CDS encoding preprotein translocase subunit SecD translates to MDKETLMDMIKDYRVALYLVLLIASIIVIFPHPGPSGLDTNLQFGLDLDGGSWIQLEFQSAIVTFKSDKTLDQLVPELKTKLDAEVNLIDQNTLEIRSGISEEELRAVFAELDTELVSFNPGVTKETADDVKRILENKINSLGTRDAKVYVITALNGISRYIRIEMAGVSMGEAQEIVGKQGKFEIRIHTTGNETEHILFGDAIQSVANPSQTPPNSNNWGVSFVITESAAEDLRQAAIRVGATKKPEGHNLDMILDGKVVYSAPLSPDLAAELQSRSTSNLLASTGVGEEGREQAKLLEIHLRNGALPVGVSIAGSGSVSPELGDQFKFWSVLAGLFALLAVAVSVYIRYREPGIVFPMVLINGSEIIILLAFTTFFMQLDLATIAGLIAVLGTGIDQLVIITDEILHEGKVPSPNLYLKRLKRALGIIVASAGTVLIAMLPLAVMDLSTLRGFAIITILGVLVGVLVTRPAYGRIIMSILSK, encoded by the coding sequence ATGGATAAAGAAACCCTGATGGACATGATAAAGGATTACCGGGTTGCACTATACCTGGTTCTTCTCATTGCCTCGATTATTGTCATTTTTCCTCATCCAGGCCCGTCAGGTCTTGATACAAACCTGCAGTTCGGCCTTGATCTGGATGGAGGATCCTGGATCCAGCTCGAGTTTCAATCAGCTATTGTCACATTTAAATCAGACAAGACATTAGATCAGTTAGTCCCAGAACTCAAGACAAAACTGGATGCTGAAGTAAATCTCATCGATCAGAATACCCTGGAAATTCGTTCAGGCATCTCTGAAGAAGAGCTTCGTGCGGTTTTTGCTGAGCTTGATACTGAACTGGTTTCATTCAATCCGGGAGTAACCAAGGAGACTGCAGATGATGTAAAGCGGATCCTTGAGAACAAGATTAACAGTCTTGGTACCCGGGATGCTAAAGTATACGTCATTACTGCTCTCAATGGTATCAGCCGATATATCCGGATTGAGATGGCAGGTGTCTCCATGGGTGAGGCCCAGGAGATCGTGGGAAAACAGGGTAAGTTCGAGATTCGGATTCACACCACCGGCAATGAGACTGAACATATCCTCTTTGGAGATGCAATTCAGTCGGTCGCAAATCCATCCCAGACACCACCCAACAGCAATAACTGGGGGGTATCTTTCGTCATTACCGAAAGTGCTGCCGAAGATCTTCGCCAGGCTGCAATTCGTGTTGGCGCAACCAAGAAACCCGAAGGCCACAACCTGGACATGATCCTTGATGGTAAGGTTGTATATTCAGCACCGCTCTCACCTGATCTTGCAGCAGAACTACAGTCACGGAGTACCTCCAACCTCCTCGCATCAACCGGTGTTGGTGAAGAAGGACGGGAGCAGGCAAAACTCCTTGAGATCCACCTGAGAAATGGTGCGCTGCCTGTTGGCGTTTCGATTGCCGGTTCCGGTTCAGTTTCTCCTGAACTCGGTGATCAGTTCAAGTTCTGGAGTGTCCTTGCCGGATTGTTTGCATTATTAGCAGTTGCAGTCAGTGTATACATCCGGTACCGTGAACCTGGTATCGTGTTCCCGATGGTTCTTATCAATGGATCTGAAATCATCATTCTGCTCGCATTCACAACCTTCTTCATGCAACTGGATCTTGCAACCATCGCTGGTCTGATTGCTGTGCTTGGAACAGGTATTGATCAGTTGGTTATCATCACCGATGAGATCCTGCACGAAGGAAAAGTCCCGTCACCAAACCTGTACTTAAAACGGTTAAAACGGGCACTTGGTATCATTGTTGCATCAGCAGGAACCGTCCTTATCGCCATGCTTCCACTGGCTGTTATGGATCTTTCAACCCTGCGAGGTTTTGCAATCATCACCATTCTCGGTGTTTTAGTGGGTGTTCTGGTAACTCGTCCGGCATATGGACGGATTATCATGTCTATCCTCTCCAAATAA